In Mycoplasma suis str. Illinois, a single window of DNA contains:
- a CDS encoding type II restriction endonuclease: MKRDFEHWLSQLKVSIENYQYYVDFEKILRNIDEIKIELNILNSLIGSENIESEFRRIISKYPEVLKCIPILLAVRNDEIYITEENKTLLYSFNKTNHSSEKYVEFMRKTGLFDIFQKGLTKNLLDYVLEIEVGLDSHGRKNRVGMLMEKIVEDHIIRVGLIKNKDYFKREKLLDVIEKLKISVKQNSLLEEEFNFIVNTSNMIYAIKTNFFGSLGGSKLSEIAKNYKTLSLEAKEIENLTFVWITDGKGWNSSKKFLEETFDLMETIFNIYELENGALTNLFS; encoded by the coding sequence ATGAAAAGAGATTTTGAACATTGACTTTCACAATTAAAGGTCAGCATCGAAAATTATCAATATTATGTTGATTTCGAAAAAATATTGAGAAATATAGACGAAATAAAAATTGAACTAAATATTTTGAATTCTTTAATTGGTTCAGAAAATATTGAAAGTGAGTTTAGAAGAATTATTTCAAAATATCCAGAAGTTCTTAAGTGCATACCTATATTGTTGGCAGTAAGAAATGATGAAATATATATTACTGAAGAAAATAAAACACTTTTATATTCCTTCAATAAAACGAATCATTCTTCAGAAAAATATGTTGAATTTATGAGAAAAACAGGTTTATTTGATATTTTTCAAAAAGGTTTAACAAAAAATTTATTGGATTATGTTTTAGAAATAGAAGTTGGTTTAGATTCGCATGGAAGAAAAAACAGGGTAGGAATGTTGATGGAAAAAATAGTGGAAGATCACATTATTCGAGTTGGATTAATCAAAAATAAGGATTATTTCAAGAGAGAAAAACTTTTGGATGTGATTGAAAAATTAAAAATTAGCGTGAAACAAAATTCTCTTTTGGAAGAAGAATTTAATTTCATAGTAAATACTTCAAACATGATATATGCAATTAAGACAAATTTTTTTGGAAGCTTAGGAGGCTCTAAATTAAGTGAAATAGCTAAAAATTACAAAACACTATCTTTAGAAGCGAAGGAGATTGAAAATCTTACTTTTGTTTGAATTACTGACGGAAAAGGATGAAATAGTTCTAAAAAATTTTTAGAAGAAACTTTTGACTTAATGGAGACAATTTTCAATATTTACGAATTAGAAAATGGAGCCCTAACAAATCTTTTTTCTTAG
- a CDS encoding deoxyribonuclease IV — MSLILGSHISLNQKSKYLLGVVEETICNGANCFMIFTGPPQNVKRVDTSLFYKEEALELAKQHNIDFSNCVVHAPYVFNLAGLDTDGYIVNILQSEIERTVSLGIKYFVVHPGSFRESKDEGIDNIVKNILEVFRRTSHLDYFFCLETMAGKRNQIGACLEDLQLIFSKCNWDPKLALCLDTCHLHDSGYDLSKLEEFKKKLSNLFGGLERVKVIHLGDSMNSIGARKDRHANYGLGHIGWETILKWAYDDYFSSLPIIVETPYWKKQVKSKRSKETREILVSPYKHEISLLRNKKWEPIPNKDCLPIYDKNLKTTN, encoded by the coding sequence ATGTCTCTTATTCTAGGTTCTCATATATCTCTTAACCAGAAGAGTAAATATCTTCTGGGAGTAGTAGAGGAAACAATTTGTAATGGTGCAAATTGTTTCATGATATTTACAGGACCTCCACAGAATGTAAAGAGAGTTGATACCTCTCTTTTTTACAAAGAGGAAGCTTTAGAGTTAGCTAAACAACACAATATTGATTTCTCAAATTGTGTTGTTCATGCACCTTATGTATTTAATCTGGCAGGATTAGATACTGATGGATATATAGTAAATATCCTTCAAAGTGAAATAGAGCGAACAGTAAGCTTAGGTATTAAATATTTTGTAGTTCATCCTGGATCCTTTAGGGAATCTAAGGATGAAGGAATAGACAATATAGTCAAAAATATTTTGGAAGTTTTTAGGAGAACTAGTCATTTAGACTATTTCTTTTGCTTAGAGACAATGGCTGGTAAAAGAAATCAAATAGGAGCCTGTTTAGAGGATCTTCAATTAATCTTTTCCAAATGTAATTGAGATCCTAAATTAGCTCTTTGCTTAGATACTTGTCATCTCCACGATAGTGGATATGACCTTTCTAAACTAGAGGAGTTTAAGAAAAAACTATCTAATTTATTTGGAGGGCTAGAGAGAGTTAAAGTAATTCATCTAGGGGATTCAATGAATTCCATAGGAGCTAGAAAAGATAGACATGCTAATTATGGATTAGGACATATAGGATGGGAAACCATCCTAAAGTGAGCTTATGATGATTACTTTTCTAGTCTTCCAATAATAGTCGAAACACCTTATTGGAAGAAACAAGTTAAATCCAAAAGAAGTAAAGAAACTAGGGAGATACTAGTATCTCCCTATAAACATGAAATATCTTTATTAAGGAATAAGAAATGGGAACCTATTCCTAATAAAGATTGTTTGCCAATTTATGACAAAAATTTAAAAACTACCAATTAA
- a CDS encoding iron-sulfur cluster assembly scaffold protein, translating to MIYQDLIYKLAFLDKFSSLLEEKEDLNLVDFKSCQHYISFQCELNPLIEKIKLSCKGCILFRASSNAICLEIEGKSKEEALKITKKFLDMLDGKYERAEEISEKYLELFWKFQYSTTRKECLKSGAQEILNYLLSK from the coding sequence ATGATCTATCAAGACTTAATTTATAAATTAGCTTTTTTAGATAAATTTTCTTCCTTATTGGAAGAAAAAGAAGACTTAAATTTAGTTGACTTTAAGTCTTGTCAACACTATATAAGTTTTCAATGCGAATTAAACCCTTTAATTGAAAAAATAAAACTTTCTTGCAAAGGTTGTATTCTTTTTAGAGCTTCTTCTAATGCTATTTGCCTAGAAATAGAAGGAAAATCCAAAGAGGAAGCTCTAAAAATAACTAAAAAATTTTTAGATATGCTGGATGGCAAATATGAAAGAGCTGAAGAGATAAGTGAAAAATATCTTGAGCTCTTCTGAAAATTTCAATACTCAACAACTAGAAAAGAATGTTTAAAGTCAGGAGCTCAAGAGATATTAAATTATTTACTTTCTAAATAA